From Dermatophagoides farinae isolate YC_2012a chromosome 10, ASM2471394v1, whole genome shotgun sequence, a single genomic window includes:
- the LOC124500166 gene encoding coiled-coil domain-containing protein 22 homolog, with product MEEVDSILISQLREIGCDLDDENIHGIVSMDSYQIMKCVAICLRRIQINDDAVDSLIPDPSAINSTMNMSIKYKLANQLSTCIQNIGYKSDIGYQTFLYSNEHEIRRLLLYLVEQISTDSDEKSSSPDHPSATGWSIRPYDIIRRLKHSRPSTVWIPYSSDYIDDDDDESKYCPDSDYHDYYASITSPNSIYGMYNLNNYSLKSFLSSNSNSPLAEYCRINLNKGKMPIIPSTIIDILEWNNHFWKGNTADDDDDNNKNRQVDYMSHYFKTLCESKLTNAIVYHGGGEQSTNYVNSTIPSLMNVGGNVESNEQLSANPATDQIERKTNQQIILDKLRQELYECDSEIHQCKMNENELIRLEKEYQEKYKLFEASFRSKDELENSITTMKDSIEEIAIAWDEMQKDLLEKLRTKKLQNTAQNEAQIEKIRMINTMKKAIASKLKEIQAKESLVKELESRQPQQWPPSRGSYTRRIIEIIQNVKKQNDETLKVVSEMKAVQKDINNLNGKIERSFAIADETLFHEARQNEWNRNCYKSLALLQSSFTELLQAITEIGVHLREIRKLEEMIESENNRKTSANLTRINADLEQIRLENKQLRQKISDASS from the exons atggaAGAAGTCGATTCAATTCTTATCTCACAGCTTCGAGAAATTGGATG TGatttagatgatgaaaacattcaTGGTATCGTTTCAATGGATTCATATCAGATCATGAAATGTGTTGCCATTTGTTTACGacgaattcaaatcaatgatgatgctgtaGATTCATTGATACCAGATCCATCGGCAATCAATTCGACGATGAACATGTCCATTAAATATAAACTAGCTAATCAATTGTCCACCTGTATACAg AATATTGGATACAAATCTGATATTGGCTATCAAACATTTCTTTACAGTAATGAACATGAAATTCGCCGACTTTTATTGTATCTAGTTGAACAAATTTCCACCGATTcagatgaaaaatcatcatctccTGATCATCCATCTGCTACTGGTTGGTCAATCAGACCATATGATATCATTCGAAGATTGAAACATTCCCGGCCATCAACTGTATGGATTCCTTATAGCTctgattatattgatgacgatgatgatgagagtaAATATTGTCCCGATagtgattatcatgattattatgcgTCCATAACTAgtccaaattcaatttatggAATGTATAATCTGAACAATTATTCATTAAAGTCATTTTTGTCCAGTAATTCCAATAGTCCATTGGCTGAATATTGCCGAATTAATCTTAATAAAGGAAAAATGCCGATTATTCCGTCAACGATTATCGACATTCTTGAATggaataatcatttttggaAAGGCAAcactgctgatgatgatgacgataataataaaaatcgacAAGTCGATTATATGAGTCATTATTTCAAGACATTGTGTGAATCGAAACTAACGAATGCCATCGTTTatcatggtggtggtgaacaATCGACCAATTATGTCAATTCTACTATACcttcattgatgaatgttgGTGGTAATGTCGAGTCAAATGAACAGCTATCAGCGAATCCAGCGACCGACCAAattgaacgaaaaacaaatcaacagATTATTCTCGATAAACTGCGGCAAGAATTGTATGAATGTGATTCAGAAATCCATCAatgcaaaatgaatgaaaatgaattgatccGATTGGAAAAGGAATATCAGGAAAAGTATAAACTATTCGAAGCATCGTTTAGATCCAAAGACGag CTTGAAAATAGCATTACGACGATGAAAGATTCCATTGAAGAGATTGCCATTGCATGGGATGAAATGCAAAAAGATTTGCTAGAAAAATTGCGTacaaaaaaacttcaaaATACAGCTCAGAATGAAgcacaaattgaaaaaattcgtaTGATTAACACTATGAAGAAAGCTATTGCATCGAAACTAAAAGAAATTCAGGCTAAAGAATCATTGGTTAAGGAATTGGAATCACGACAGCCACAACAATGGCCACCCAGTCGTGGATCATATACACGTCGTATAATCGAAATCATACAGAATGTTAAGAAACAGAATGATGAAACGCTCAAAGTTGTATCCGAAATGAAAGCCGTTCAAAAAGatataaataatttgaatggaaaaatcgAACGAAGTTTTGCCATTGCCGATGAGACATTGTTTCATGAAGCTCGCCAGAATGAATGGAATCGTAATTGTTATAAATCATTAGCCctattacaatcatcattcactgAATTATTACAAGCTATCACTGAAATTGGTGTTCATCTTCGTGAGATTCGTAAACTAGAAGaaatg attgaaagtgaaaataatcgaaaaacaaGTGCAAATCTGACCAGAATCAATGCCGATCTTGAACAGATTCGTTTGGAAAATAAGCAGCTGAGACAGAAAATAAGTGatgcatcatcatga
- the LOC124500199 gene encoding uncharacterized protein LOC124500199: MEEKIMSIKEEIFDEPIASSSSSSSSSHFHNSNEPLNKNQEFSSNNNQTTHFSINDGDFNHQSNYVINEEKCQPMYGGGSVDKIHENNGLLQPIDSSDPNGMMNMMNNDHNYMNQQINMDGYCINNNNTLDYPDPHFALYNPFYSIENHTNFIYANQIEQQQQQQPMNEPPSLYNPYDSNQMIYYTDYYYPYDDNRCMNIQYCVNSNQIPSNAAELYHNDIVFDTDDHHHQHQHQQQQQQTSMLYENRENLDNNPPMIINNNDDQFSNVNEMMTGESSNGNNEESERLVNNHYDDDDDDDNDDEEDKENRSKNYCKNHEINPKYVHQRFPIKLWNLASDKSFKPIRWSKDGMSVIINEQRLEPNLGHYFRSKKFSSFLRQLHLYGFRKVTRARNHHRIDDHSEYLSEYQCNYFQRDNYELVKKIRRYYSNNNNNSSSSSTQNTISSSQSLSDPISSQQSLNMDHHQFLIDNNNIIY; the protein is encoded by the exons atggaagaaaaaattatgtcCATAAAGGAAGAAATTTTCGACGAACCAATagcatcttcatcatcatcatcatcatcatcacattttcATAATTCGAATGAACCATTG aataaaaatcaagaattttcttcaaataacaaccaaacaacgcatttttcgatcaatgatggcgattttaatcatcaatcaaactaTGTCATTAACGAAGAAAAATGCCAACCGATGTATGGCGGTGGCAGTGTGGACAAAATACATGAAAACAATGGCTTGTTGCAGCCGATAGATTCATCAGATCCAAATGGtatgatgaacatgatgaacaatgatcataattataTGAATCAGCAAATTAATATGGATGGTTACtgtatcaataataataatacattgGATTATCCTGATCCACATTTTGCATTGTACAATCCTTTCTATTCTATCGAAAATCATACCAATTTCATCTATGCCAATCAg ATcgagcaacaacaacaacaacaaccaatgaATGAACCACCATCTTTATATAATCCTTACGATTCGAACCAGATGATTTATTATACTGATTACTATTATCCATACGATGATAATAGATGTATGAATATCCAATATTGCGTTAATAGTAATCAAATTCCATCGAATGCAGCCGAATTGTATCACAATGATATTGTCTTTGATactgatgatcatcatcatcaacatcaacatcaacaacaacaacaacagacatCGATGTTGTATGAAAATAGAGAAAATCTTGATAATAATCCACCAATGATaattaataacaatgatgatcaatttagTAATGTAAACGAAATGATGACCGGTGAATCTAGTAATGGCAACAATGAGGAATCCGAACGACTAGTAAACAatcactatgatgatgatgatgatgatgataatgatgatgaggaagataaagaaaatcgttcaaaaaattattgcaaAAATCATGAAATTAATCCAAAATATGTTCATCAGCGTTTTCCGATCAAATTGTGGAATCTGGCCTCAGATAAATCATTCAAACCGATTCGATGGTCAAAAGATGGCATGAGTGTCATAATCAATGAACAACGTCTTGAACCAAATCTTGGTCATTATTTTcgatcgaaaaaattttcatcattcctTCGGCAACTTCATCTGTATGGATTTAGAAAGGTGACAAGAGcacgaaatcatcatcgtatcgATGATCACAGTGAATATCTATCCGAATATCAATGCAATTATTTTCAACGTGATAATTATgaattggtgaaaaaaatacgtCGATATtattcgaataataataataattcatcatcatcatccacacagaatacaatttcatcatcacaatcattatcgGATCCGATATCatcacaacaatcattgaatatggatcatcatcaatttctaatcgataataataatattatatattaa
- the LOC124500232 gene encoding ubiquitin carboxyl-terminal hydrolase 2, producing MVFEIEITSCEYEGNSCVNLVNQQHNHKGRHDDDDDQQHEQRLRSEHNDDCSGGGGGNDVHHDEQIIKEEVDSSEGPMTVVPVSNPNIFYDEPKFVGLKNLGNTCYANSTLQALYGSNKLRQYLLNLQHPSTTAGGGGGRIQFKLSKLFQQMHQMGNKALSTNRYAVIKPEEFICEFRLIKPQFVRNEQHDAQEFLTILLECIHQEDNKIKKNKLAKLNVEPKNAQEAWQLHLERVDNSFYSRLFVGQSESVLECFECKHSSLSWSSFWQLNLHLKNDNENGNGDRELSIQQCIQEYMAWEILNDATFCENCQRKQKSRKRLTICRAPHYLIVHLKRFTHTGSKITRKVTINQTLEICDKKYDIYSCILHRGTETTGHYFTLVRPYYHSWLLFDDESISNDTQKEWVEHWLQNYSYICFYRAVANKVIAWN from the exons ATGGTGTTTGAAATCGAAATAACATCATGCGAATACGAAGGTAATTCATGTGTGAATCTCgttaatcaacaacataatcATAAGGGaagacatgatgatgatgatgatcaacaacatgaaCAACGATTAAGATCGGAACATAACGATGATTGTAGCGGTGGaggtggtggtaatgatgtacatcatgatgaacaaatcatcaaagaaGAAGTGGACAGCAGTGAAGGACCGATGACAGTGGTTCCCGTTTCGAAtccaaacattttttatgatgaacCCAAATTCGTTGGACTTAAAAATCTGGGCAACACTTGTTACGCCAATTCCACACTACAGGCATTATATGGATCGAATAAATTACGACAATATCTTCTGAATTTGCAAcatccatcaacaacagctggtggtggtggtggtcgaaTACAATTCAAATTATCGAAATTGTTTCAGCAGATGCATCAAATGGGCAACAAAGCATTGTCAACGAATAGATACGCAGTCATTAAACCGGAGGAATTTATTTGTGAATTTCGACTGATCAAACCACAATTCGTTCGTAATGAACAACATGATGCACAAGAATTTCTTACCATTCTACTTGAATGTATTCACCAAGAAgacaataaaatcaaaaagaataaactggcaaaattgaatgttgaaccaaaaaatgCTCAAGAAGCATGGCAACTTCATTTGGAACGTGTAGACAATAGTTTCTATTCACGGCTATTCGTTGGTCAATCAGAATCGGTATTAGAATGTTTCGAATGTAAACATTCAAGCCTTTCTTGGAGTAGTTTTTGGCAACTAAATCTACACCTCAAAAATGATAACGAAAATGGCAACGGTGATCGAGAATTAAGCATTCAACAATGCATACAAGAATACATGGCTTGGGAG ATATTGAACGATGCCACATTCTGTGAGAATTgtcaacgaaaacaaaaatccagaaAACGTCTGACAATATGTCGAGCACCGCATTATCTCATCGTACATCTGAAACGATTCACTCATACTGGTTCGAAAATTACCCGTAAAGTAACCATTAATCAAACATTGGAAATATGCGACAAAAAATATGACATTTATTCATGTATATTACATCGTGGTACAGAAACAACTGGTCATTATTTCACATTGGTTCGAccatattatcattcatggttattatttgatgatgaaagtatTTCCAACGATACACAAAAAGAATGGGTAGAACATTGGCtacaaaattattcataCATTTGTTTCTATCGTGCCGTTGCCAATAAAGTCATCGCTTGGAATTGA
- the LOC124500233 gene encoding dCTP pyrophosphatase 1, giving the protein MKLIKNMDQSIDSNKIDKSFHFSPLTLEQIRQMHDDFVMKRNWEQFHQPRNILLALIGELGEIAENFQWKPDSYCDNGLTKWTEKERNALADELSDVLIYLIRLSDRCRIDVSKTICKN; this is encoded by the coding sequence atgaaattgataaaaaatatggatcaatcaatcgattctaataaaattgataaatcatttcatttctcacCACTAACATTGGAACAAATTCGTCAGAtgcatgatgattttgtaatGAAACGTAATTGGgaacaatttcatcaaccACGAAATATTTTGCTTGCATTGATCGGTGAATTGGGTGAGATTGCCGAAAATTTCCAATGGAAACCGGATTCATATTGTGACAATGGACTGACCAAATGGACCGAAAAAGAACGAAATGCATTGGCCGATGAATTGAGTGATGTTCTTATTTACTTGATTCGTCTATCCGATCGTTGTCGAATCGATGTTTCCAAAACAATTTGCAAAAACTAA
- the LOC124500231 gene encoding uncharacterized protein LOC124500231 produces MAQPKIFIVLFFVLIVRNCSGQNSSIINDMIDESPVAQITTLTKYNCNETEFHDESGEISFLDGDKICLLNTVVNNSLVGYYHVQTSSDNDYIILTIQFCGYIDNKLIVVDENSGNVLSSFIGKESDGECQPEEIQTFISDSNKIRIEFTAFDNNQAETHFAQNKRKVKFVDDDGHPCIKFSVTHKTVKFRSMEIHAENDGISRSKIEIDHYEPNSVWTHVVPKAEESETEYKIGVQFEIVYLDLDFDKNDYLLICPGMQPKLWAHTKCQIITRKIASHNSEGMKFWINADSAFLRVVTHNSLKKNVKVLEAYSEIANKTIKKSKNYDIPNRIKLASTQLCFEQLCINWRTTTKKEFLQEYVYHLNNYLVEHESNISMLIDTESVLIIDTRNETISSSRYNVVCRVSLAVTSPYDPEYPLVDGDTLHEMYFGSKTSIMFNGIRVTDCSYMNITIQEIIIPILIIIIVFSFITVVFWRLQTQLIKNRYTPIKRKNNQSESKLNLAEQNEDFMNY; encoded by the exons atggctcaaccaaaaatattcatcgttttgtttttcgtgcTGATTGTTCGAAATTGTTCAGGTCAGAATAGCagcatcatcaacgacatgATTGACGAATCACCAGTTGCACAAATAACCACGCTCACTAAATACAATTGCAATGAAACCGAATTCCATGATGAAAGCGGTGAAATATCGTTTTTAGATGGAGATAAAATCTGTCTACTTAACACAGTGGTGAACAAT TCATTGGTCGGATATTACCACGTTCAAACATCATcggataatgattatattattttaaCAATACAATTTTGTGGTTATATCGATAACAAACTGATCGTTGTCGATGAGAATTCTGGCAATGTACTAAGCTCGTTTATTGGCAAAGAATCAGATGGCGAATGTCAACCCGAGGAAATTCAAACTTTTATCAGTGATTCGAATAAG ATACGAATAGAATTCACAGCattcgataataatcaagCTGAAACGCATTTCGctcaaaacaaaagaaaagtaaaattcgtcgatgatgatggccatccCTGTATCAAATTTTCTGTGACGCATAAAACGGTTAAATTCAGATCAATGGAAATTCACGCGGAAAATGATGGCATTTCtcgatcaaaaattgaaattgatcattatgaacCCAATTCAGTATGGACACACGTTGTTCCAAAAGCAGAAGAATCCGAAACCGAATACAAGATTGGTGTTCAATTCGAAATCGTATATCTGGATCTGGATTTTGACAAGAATGATTATCTTCTAATTTGTCCTGGTATGCAGCCTAAACTTTGGGCTCATACAAAATGTCAGATTATCACACGGAAAATTGCAAGCCACAATAGTGAAGGAATGAAATTCTGGATCAATGCTGATTCGGCTTTTCTTAG GGTAGTCACTcacaattcattgaaaaaaaatgtcaaagtATTGGAAGCATATAGTGAAATtgcaaataaaacaatcaaaaagtccaaaaattatgatataccaaatcgaatcaaattggCGTCAACACAATTATGTTTCGAACAACTATGTATCAATTGGCGaacgacgacaaaaaaagAGTTTCTCCAGGAATATGTTTATCATCTGAACAATTATCTTGTCGAACATGAATCAAACATCAGTATGTTGATCGACACGGAATCCG tTCTTATAATCGATACAAGAAATGagacaatatcatcatcacgttATAATGTCGTTTGTCGTGTAAGTTTGGCTGTAACATCGCCATATGATCCAGAATATCCATTAGTTGATGGTGATACATTACATGAAATGTATTTTGGTTCGAAAACATCAATCATGTTTAATGGGATTCGAGTGACCGATTGTTCGTACATGAACATTACCATCCAGGAGATTATCATACccatattgatcatcattatagtcttttcattcattacagTTGTGTTTTGGCGGTTACAAAcacaattgatcaaaaatcgaTATACACCAATCAAAcggaaaaataatcaatcagaGTCAAAGCTAAATCTTGCCGAGCAAAATGAAGATTTtatgaattattaa
- the Wdr24 gene encoding WD repeat domain 24, translating into MFQDTMQFKTDSPVNAMAVSRDGLLAVAGRSLLKVYNLCDETGSSFGQELFNLRSSNLKNLNFSNSDVTWCSLDNDILATAATNGAVVIWNLQNSTKSKIGVVYNDHKRTVNKVCFHGNDPNLLLSGSQDGCMKLFDLRKKEAVTTFVSNSESVRDVQFSPHWTYHFASVQETGNVEIWDIRKPDRPECNFIAHDGPVLACEWHPNQEAYKWLATGGRDKIIKVWDLSNRNRPQLIYNVHTITPVSKLKWRPEKDFHIGSCSLVVDFSVYVWDIKRPYVPFAIFGTKKDVTTGLAWKNDPFVFISSCKDGTIYQHRFETDAYYPAEHYPPIGIDFNPFGDVAFSTTDFIYRHSQTLQNSNSMNIGSSRSNRMKTFGLNNLSNNILVQSNSATNLNHSLSSSFTQNNYELPPTNASIACDARPTTRHISIGSPSNHHAHQYLIASGHGQPKYLPSQQQQQQQQISSSSSSSSYSTPAYNISVPISYRKTNETILADHFRCMISYMMLFESRKFPTISACLTEEISMKNFIHSARKYLLMDRTFEELCEHNAQVSDSLNRCQIAQTWRMIRYMFSIAGRHPTSSGGVGGTTGNNPSGGSLQNSMQPINDSGDYKMKNEIPSRHASGGGGGTRHFSGNNNAAVNNHPFFSKESKHSDDDDDRNDNNQLDLFQNHFPTLKQDTMPSNKFVVDFFDYQPNQLETMDSIEQRLLHYHHRNDENFYDFESNCQEWELQRESIFHRHNIAEYGIQMNEMNANNAGDNSLMSNYEVNSSISYDEDDELDFNLNESPGFSNVNLQALLSSKNPAPPAWPIYESVAQMLRFYVDVSDVQTAVSIILVLGDRMKQIVSIDKQTIQIWFRSYIDLLHRFQLWNISTRLIQQCSDPDIQGINQSLTSVLVYCALCKKAIHHGSVLCEKCRTQPSTCSICHVSVRGLYVWCQGCAHGGHLKHMLDWFRTNSLCPAGCGHQCEMC; encoded by the coding sequence ATGTTTCAAGATACAATGCAATTCAAAACGGATAGTCCCGTGAATGCAATGGCTGTTAGCCGTGATGGACTGCTTGCCGTTGCCGGAAGAAGTTTACTGAAAGTCTATAATCTTTGTGATGAGACTGGATCATCGTTTGGTCAGGAATTGTTCAATCTTCGTAGTTCAAatctgaaaaatttgaatttttccaacAGCGATGTTACATGGTGTTCacttgataatgatattctAGCTACAGCCGCTACGAATGGTGCTGTTGTCATTTGGAATCTACAAAATTCAACCAAGTCGAAAATAGGCGTCGTTTACAATGATCATAAACGAACGGTGAACAAAGTTTGTTTTCATGGTAATGATCCAAATCTATTGCTTAGTGGTTCTCAAGATGGATGTATGAAACTGTTTGATCTACGCAAAAAAGAAGCTGTCACTacgtttgtttcaaattctgAAAGTGTTCGTGATGTACAATTCTCGCCACATTGGACATATCATTTTGCATCCGTACAGGAGACCGGAAATGTCGAAATCTGGGATATCCGTAAACCTGATAGACCGGAATGTAATTTTATTGCTCATGATGGACCAGTACTTGCCTGTGAATGGCATCCAAATCAAGAAGCATATAAATGGCTGGCAACTGGTGGTCGtgataaaatcattaaaGTTTGGGACCTCAGCAATCGTAATCGTCCACAATTAATTTATAATGTTCATACGATAACGCCCGTTTCGAAGCTAAAATGGCGACCAGAAAAAGATTTCCATATTGGCAGCTGTTCAttggttgttgattttaGTGTTTACGTTTGGGATATTAAACGACCATATGTACCGTTTGCCATTTTTGGTACGAAAAAAGATGTTACCACCGGATTAGCATGGAAAAATGATCCTTTTGTGTTCATATCATCGTGTAAGGATGGTACAATATATCAACATCGATTTGAAACCGATGCCTATTATCCGGCCGAACATTATCCACCGATCGGCATCGATTTCAATCCATTTGGTGATGTTGCCTTTTCCACCACTGATTTCATTTATCGTCACTCACAAACgttacaaaattcaaattcaatgaatattgGCAGTAGTcgatcgaatcgaatgaaaacatttggCCTGAATAATTTATCTAATAATATTCttgttcaatcaaattcagcaacaaatttgaatcattcattatccAGTTCATTTACACAGAATAATTATGAACTGCCACCTACTAATGCATCAATTGCCTGTGATGCACGACCAACAACACGGCATATTTCGATTGGTTCCCCGTCAAATCATCATGCTCATCAATATCTAATCGCTAGCGGTCATGGTCAACCTAAGTACCTTCCAtcacagcagcagcaacagcaacaacagatTTCATcctcatcttcatcatcatcgtattcGACACCTGCCTACAATATAAGTGTACCTATATCGTATAGgaaaacgaatgaaacaaTACTAGCTGATCATTTCCGTTGTATGATCAGTTACATGATGTTATTTGAAAGTCGAAAATTTCCCACAATTTCAGCTTGTCTAACTGAggaaatttcaatgaaaaattttattcattcagcCAGAAAGTATCTATTGATGGATCGAACATTTGAAGAATTGTGTGAACATAATGCTCAGGTTTCCGATTCATTAAATCGTTGTCAAATTGCACAAACATGGCGTATGATACGATACATGTTCAGCATAGCCGGACGTCATCCGACATCCAGCGGTGGCGTAGGTGGTACGACGGGAAATAATCCAAGCGGTGGTAGCCTACAGAATAGTATGCAACCAATCAATGATAGTGGTGATTACAAGATGAAGAATGAAATTCCAAGTCGACATGCCAGTGGTGGAGGTGGCGGCACTCGTCATTTTAGCGGCAATAATAATGCAGCTGTGAAtaatcatccatttttttcaaaagaatCCAAACActcggatgatgatgatgatcgtaacgataacaatcaattggatttgtttcaaaatcatttccCCACATTGAAACAGGATACGATGCCTAGTAATAAATTTGTGGtagattttttcgattacCAACCGAATCAATTAGAAACAATGGATTCGATCGAGCAACGTCTcttacattatcatcatcgtaatgatgaaaatttctatgattttgaatcaaattgccAGGAATGGGAACTGCAACGTGAATCAATATTTCATCGTCATAATATTGCTGAATATGGTATacagatgaatgaaatgaatgcaaATAATGCTGGTgataattcattgatgaGCAATTATGAAGTCAATTCATCCATTAGctatgatgaagatgatgaattggattTCAATCTTAATGAATCGCCtggattttcaaatgttaatCTACAGGCGCTGTTATCGTCAAAAAATCCAGCACCACCAGCATGGCCTATTTATGAATCTGTAGCTCAAATGCTTCGGTTTTATGTGGATGTATCCGATGTACAGACTGCcgtttcaattattttggtGTTGGGCGATCGAATGAAACAGATCGTATCAATTGATAAACAAACCATTCAGATATGGTTTCGTTCATACATTGATCTTTTACATCGATTTCAACTGTGGAACATATCAACACGTTTGATACAACAATGTAGTGATCCAGATATTCAGGgtattaatcaatcattaacaTCAGTACTGGTTTATTGTGCATTATGTAAGAAAGCTATTCATCATGGATCGGTTTTATGTGAAAAATGTCGTACACAGCCAAGCACCTGCAGTATATGCCATGTATCGGTACGAGGACTATATGTTTGGTGTCAAGGATGTGCACATGGTGGTCATCTGAAACATATGCTTGATTGGTTCCGTACGAATTCATTATGTCCGGCAGGTTGTGGCCATCAATGTGAAATGTGCTAA